The following are from one region of the Rosistilla carotiformis genome:
- the nadD gene encoding nicotinate-nucleotide adenylyltransferase, which produces MRIGILGGSFDPVHYGHLMLAERAREQLELDKVLFVPAATSPLKPTGPVASSESRVAMLQLAIGGNEAFEVSRVEIDRGGVSYTLDTVTAIREQFPQAELFLMMGADLVGQLGDWNQPEKIFAIAKPAIMNRGGYDAATAAEIEPFLTDSESGQVAFLQMPQIELSSSELRDRIGAGKSIRYHTPRAVEEFIRAERLYVS; this is translated from the coding sequence ATGCGGATCGGTATCTTGGGCGGGTCGTTTGATCCGGTGCACTATGGGCATCTGATGTTGGCAGAGCGAGCTCGAGAACAGCTTGAACTGGACAAGGTCTTGTTTGTCCCCGCGGCGACGTCGCCTCTGAAGCCGACCGGTCCGGTGGCATCGAGTGAGTCGCGGGTTGCGATGCTGCAACTGGCGATCGGCGGGAACGAAGCGTTTGAAGTCAGCCGCGTCGAGATCGATCGCGGCGGCGTCAGCTACACCTTGGATACGGTGACAGCGATTCGCGAACAGTTCCCACAGGCGGAGTTGTTTCTGATGATGGGAGCCGACCTCGTCGGTCAGCTCGGCGACTGGAATCAACCTGAAAAGATCTTCGCGATCGCCAAGCCAGCGATCATGAATCGGGGCGGCTACGACGCGGCGACGGCTGCGGAGATCGAACCGTTTCTGACTGATAGCGAATCAGGGCAGGTTGCCTTTTTACAGATGCCACAGATCGAACTATCGAGCAGCGAGCTGCGCGATCGGATCGGTGCGGGTAAAAGCATTCGCTACCACACGCCGCGAGCTGTCGAAGAATTCATCCGCGCCGAAAGGTTGTACGTTTCGTAG
- the rpsD gene encoding 30S ribosomal protein S4: protein MARYTGPKARINRRLGAMIYETAGAARAMERRNTPPGMHTRGRRPSNYGLALMEKQKIKHYYGLGERQLRRYFDAVSSKQGNTGELLLLMCERRLDNIVRRCGFTKTRPQARQGVTHGHFLVNGVKVTKPNYLLRPGDVVEVRDRDGLKNLYRGVIANASPDALDWVAFDSENLKATVQGLPGPSDISLPVDANSVVEFLSR, encoded by the coding sequence ATGGCCCGATATACCGGACCCAAAGCACGTATTAATCGCCGTTTAGGCGCCATGATCTATGAAACCGCCGGTGCTGCCCGCGCGATGGAACGCCGCAATACCCCTCCAGGTATGCACACCCGCGGCCGTCGCCCCAGTAACTACGGTCTGGCGTTGATGGAGAAGCAAAAGATCAAGCACTATTATGGCTTGGGCGAACGACAACTGCGACGCTACTTTGACGCGGTCAGCAGCAAGCAAGGAAACACGGGTGAGTTGTTGCTCCTAATGTGTGAACGCCGACTGGACAACATTGTTCGTCGCTGCGGATTCACCAAGACTCGCCCGCAAGCACGCCAAGGCGTGACCCACGGCCACTTCCTGGTCAACGGCGTGAAGGTTACCAAGCCAAACTACCTGCTGCGTCCCGGCGATGTTGTGGAAGTTCGCGATCGTGACGGCCTGAAGAACCTGTATCGTGGCGTGATCGCCAATGCTTCGCCCGATGCATTGGACTGGGTCGCCTTCGACAGCGAAAACCTGAAGGCAACCGTGCAAGGGCTGCCCGGCCCTAGCGACATCAGCCTGCCCGTGGATGCTAACTCCGTGGTCGAATTCCTGTCTCGCTAG